The Kitasatospora paranensis genome has a window encoding:
- a CDS encoding C40 family peptidase, whose translation MASHRRPKQPSRARVSVLTAAAATAVALSAQASAHAAPAKPSVDEVKVQVDQLQQEQEQATEKYDGAKERGDQLKKQATELQDQIARTQAQLNEVASGLSAVAADEYRTGGIDPTVALMLSSNPDNYLDKASSNEQATDTQASTLKSLRDQQRRLDQQKAEAAAILAELDQTTQTLNDTKAQVQQKLAETQRLLNTLTASQRAAVLGGDRASRGGSRVDPSTLPPASGYAGAAVRAALTRQGDPYVWGATGPSTFDCSGLMVWAYAQAGVSLPRTSQSQASVGVNVGTNIANAQPGDLVIYYSDAHHVGMYIGNGLVVHAPHTGDVVKTMQADLLPIKTIRRI comes from the coding sequence TTGGCCTCCCACCGCCGTCCCAAGCAGCCGAGCCGCGCACGCGTGTCCGTGCTCACCGCTGCCGCAGCGACCGCGGTCGCCCTGTCGGCCCAGGCGAGCGCCCACGCGGCGCCGGCGAAGCCCTCCGTGGACGAGGTCAAGGTCCAGGTGGACCAGCTGCAGCAGGAGCAGGAGCAGGCCACCGAGAAGTACGACGGTGCCAAGGAGCGCGGCGACCAGCTGAAGAAGCAGGCGACCGAGCTGCAGGACCAGATAGCCCGGACCCAGGCGCAGCTGAACGAGGTCGCCTCCGGGCTGTCGGCGGTGGCCGCCGACGAGTACCGCACCGGCGGGATCGACCCGACCGTGGCGCTGATGCTCTCCTCGAACCCGGACAACTACCTCGACAAGGCGTCCAGCAACGAGCAGGCCACCGACACCCAGGCCTCCACGCTGAAGTCGCTGCGCGACCAGCAGCGCCGGCTGGACCAGCAGAAGGCGGAGGCCGCGGCCATCCTCGCCGAGCTGGACCAGACCACGCAGACCCTGAACGACACCAAGGCCCAGGTGCAGCAGAAGCTCGCCGAGACCCAGCGGCTGCTGAACACCCTGACGGCCAGCCAGCGGGCGGCCGTCCTGGGTGGCGACCGCGCCTCGCGCGGCGGTAGCCGGGTCGACCCCTCCACGCTGCCCCCGGCGTCCGGCTACGCCGGTGCGGCCGTCCGTGCGGCGCTGACCCGCCAGGGCGACCCGTACGTCTGGGGTGCGACCGGCCCCTCGACCTTCGACTGCTCGGGCCTCATGGTGTGGGCGTACGCCCAGGCCGGCGTCTCGCTGCCGCGGACTTCGCAGTCCCAGGCGAGCGTGGGCGTCAACGTGGGCACCAACATCGCCAACGCGCAGCCGGGCGACCTGGTGATCTACTACTCGGACGCGCACCACGTCGGCATGTACATCGGCAACGGCCTGGTCGTGCACGCCCCGCACACCGGCGACGTGGTCAAGACCATGCAGGCCGACCTGCTGCCGATCAAGACCATCCGCCGGATCTGA